The genomic stretch CCACCTGAATCCCGGACGGACGATAGCTTAGGTCAGTAATCGTGCCAATCGGGTCAGCCAGTGTCGCCACTTGGCGCACGCCTTCTGCCATGCCTGCCAGCGTTTTATCGCTCAGGGTCAGGCGATCCAACATCGCCGCATCCAGCCCTTTTTCACGACCGGCGGCCAAGTCCTTAGCATTCTCGGCTTTCAGCCAGTCAGCACGCTCCAGTATTACCTCAGCAATACGCAGCAATGCATTGTTTTTAATGCTAGTATCAGTATTTGCCAAGACTTGCGCAGCCTGCTTTGCTTGCTGACCAATGCCCTGCATGTAGGTGGCAATAGTATTGATAGTGTCCAAACCAAAATCCTCACGGTATGCAATGGGGAAATGGTAACACGAAAATACTGCTACGATCTTTCTGACAATTATCATGGGCACAGGCTTTGCTGTAGGTTATAACACCCAAATATGGCAAAATGCGCCGCTCAGTTATTCACTGGAAATACTCCCAAAGCCTTATCTTATGACAGACTACTTACTGATTATTGTTGGCACGGTGTGGGTCAATAACTTTGTCCTTTCACATTTCCTCGGTCTATGCCCATTCATGGGGGTGTCGCGCAAGCTCGAAACCGCGATGGGCATGGGGCTGGCGACGACGTTTGTCCTCACCCTGTCAGCGGTTGCCAGCTACTTGGTTAATACGTGGTTATTGGAACCCTTCCACCTCGAATACTTGCGGACTGTCAGCTTTATTCTGGTGATTGCTGCGATTGTGGGCTTTACCGAAATGGTCATCCGCAAAACCAGCCCGGTGTTATATAACGTGCTCGGCATCTACCTGCCGCTGATTACCACCAATTGCGCGGTACTCGGCGTGGCGCTACTGAATGTGCAGGAAACCCACGGTTTCATCGAATCCGGCCTGTACGGCATGGGCGCTGCCCTCGGGTTCACCTTGGTACTGGTGTTGTTTGCCGGTATCCGTGAACGCATCAATGTGGGTGACGTACCCGGTATTTTCCAAGGTAACGCGATTGGCCTGATCACAGCCGGGCTAATGGCACTGGCCTTCATGGGCTTTTCTGGATTGGTGAAAAACTGATGATTGCAGCACTGCTTATTATTGGTGGCCTCGCCGCCATCTTTGGCGTACTGCTCGGCTACGCCGCTATCCGCTTCAAGGTCGAAGGCGACCCGATTGCCGACAAAGTAGACGCTATCCTGCCGCAAACCCAATGCGGGCAATGCGGCTTCCCCGGTTGCCGCCCTTATGCCGAAGCCATCGCCAAAGGTGAAGCCGACATCAACCATTGCCCACCCGGCGGCGAAAACACCATCAAGGCACTCGCCGAATTACTCGGCGTCGAAGCCAAACCTTTGAACGACGAAAACGGCGAACATTCCAGCGTTCCATTGGTCGCCATCATCGACGAAAACACCTGCATCGGCTGCACCTTGTGCATCCAAGCCTGCCCGGTGGATGCGATTGTTGGTTCAGCCAAGCACATGCACACCATCATTGCCGCTGAATGCACCGGCTGCAAACTGTGCCTGCCCCCCTGCCCGGTGGATTGCATTGACATGGTTCCCGTCAAGGTCGAACCTGCTTCCTGGAAATGGCCTTACCCCGTGTTTAATTTGAAGGTGGTTTCATGATCCAGACCTTACGCAAACTCTGGCGCAATCCCGGTGGCCTGCACCTCGATTACCACAAGGAAATCTCCAACACCAAGCCCGTGGTACATGTTCCGCTGGCGGATGAGCTCATCATTCCCCTGCAACAGCACACCGGCTACAAGCCCACGCTGACCGTCGCCGTGGGTGATTACGTCTACAAAGGGCAAGAAATCGCCTCGCACACCGGCTTCATGAAAGTGCCGGTACACGCCAGCACCTCCGGCACGATTACCGCGATTGAAGAACGCCCGATTGCGCACCCTTCCGGCCTCAGTGACCTGTGCGTGGTGCTCAAACCCGATGGCAAGGACGACTGGGGCAATACACGCCTGTCTCCCTACCCTGACTACACCCAAGTCGATGGCGAAACTTTGCGCCTGCGTATCTGTGCCGCCGGTATCGTTGGCATGGGCGGCGCGGTATTCCCCTCCGCCATCAAGCTCAATGTACACGACAACATCCCCATCGAAACACTGGTGATCAACGGCGCAGAATGCGAACCCTACATCACCTGTGACGACATGCTGATGCGCGAACAGCCGGAAGAAATCCTGCGCGGCGTGCAAATCATGATGCACATCATCAATACCCAACACGCGCTGATCGGGATCGAAGACAACAAACCCGAAGCCATAGCCACCATGCAAGCCGCTGTTGCCAGCCTTGGCGAGCGCCGCATTGAGATTGCTGCCATTCCCACCCTTTACCCCAGTGGCAGCGAAAAACAGCTCATCAAAATCCTCACTGGCAAGGAAGTACCCAGTGGCGGCAGACCCGCCCAAGTCGGCATCGTCTGCCACAACCCGGCCACTGCCCGCGCCATTTACCGTGCCGTCGTCTTGGGCGAACCCTTGATTGACCGTTACCTGACCGTCACCGGCAAGGGTGTGGCTGAGCCTTGCAACCTCGAAGTGCCCTTGGGAACGCCGGTTCAACACCTGATTGAACAAGCCGGGGGTTACACCGCTGCGGCCAAACGGCTGGCAATGGGAGGGCCCATGATGGGCATTTCCCTGCAAAGCGACCAGATTCCGGCGGTCAAAGCCACCAACTGCATTCTGGTCAGCGATGTCGCCGAGACGGAACAGCAAACCGCCCTACCCTGTATCCGCTGCGGACGTTGCGCCGAAAGTTGCCCCGCCAGCCTGCTGCCGCAACAACTTTACTGGTATGCCCGCTCCCGCGATTTCGACAAAGCGGAACAATACCACCTGTTTGACTGCATCGAATGCGGCTGCTGCGCTTACGTTTGCCCCAGCCACATCAAGCTGGTGGACTATTACCGTTTTGCCAAAGCCGAAATCCGCAGCCAACGCGAAGCCAAGGCCAAGGCCGACCTTGCCCGCGAACGCCACGAATTCCATCTGGAACGCATCGAACGCGCCAAGCGTGAAAAAGCCGAAAAACTGGCAAAACACAAAGAACAGGCCAAAACCAATACCGATGACGGCAAAAAAGCCGCCATACAAGCCGCCTTGGAACGTGCCAAGGCCAAAAAAGCCGACGCAGCGGCTGCCCAAACCGCTAACGGGGAAACCTCGGCATGATGTTCAACAAACGCACTTCCCCTTACGTGACTGGCAAACAGGATGTCAGCGTGATCATGCGCCAAGTGCTCTACGCACTGGTTCCCGGCACTTTAGTGCTGATCTGGTACTTTGGCTGGGGCATGATCAGCAACCTGCTGCTGGCGATTGTGTTCGCCGAACTGCTGGAATGGGGCATGTTGACACTGCGCCAGCGCCCGGTTCGACCCTTCCTGAGTGATTACAGCGCGGTGGTAACGGCATGGCTGTTGGCAGTGGCGATGCCTGCGTTCGCGCCGTGGTGGCTGATTGCGTTGGCGATGGTGTTTGCCGTCGTGATTGCCAAGCATTTGTACGGGGGATTGGGTTATAACCCGTTCAACCCTGCCATGATCGGCTATGCGGCCATGCTGGTGTCCTACCCGGTGCAAATGACCATTTGGCCTGCTCCATTGGATTTCAGTTTCGCGCATATTGGTTTAGGGCAAGCCGTGCAGCAGGTGTTCGCGGGTGGTTCGCAAAGCTGGGATGCCCTGACTGCCGCCACTCCACTGGATGCGGTCAAGGTGAATCTGGGGCTGCATAAAACCCTGAACGAGATTTATGCCAATGGGCAGTTTGGGCTGTTGGCAGGCCAAGCCTGGCAATGGGTCAGTGTGGCATGGTTACTGGGCGGTTTATGGTTGCTCTGGCAACGCATTATCAGTTGGCATATTCCGGTAGCCTTGTTGGGGTCGCTGACGCTGATGGCGGGCATTTTCTGGATGATCAACCCGCAAGTGTACTCTTCGCCATTGTTCCATTTGTTTAGCGGCGCAGCCATGCTGGGGGCATTTTTTATTGCCACTGACCCGGTTTCTGCGAGCACTACGCCGTTGGGCAAGCTGTATTATGCGGGCGGAATTGGTGCGTTTACCTACATTATCCGCACTTGGGGTGGCTACCCGGATGCAGTGGCCTTCTCGGTCATCATGCTGAATATGGCCGTTCCTTTAATCGACTACTACACCCAGCCACGCGTATACGGCACCAAGAGGCAGCAAGGATGAGCGACAAACGCTTGAAAGACATTCTCCAGTCGGGGGCTTTCCTTGCTGGATTTGCCCTATTGGGAGCACTGGCGTTGGCTTTTGTCCATGACTTAACTTTACCAAAAGTGGAAGCCAATGAACGTGCCTCCACCTTGAAACAATTGAATGTGTTAGTGCCTGCCTCGTCTTACAACAATGACTTGCTGGCAAACACCCTGACCTTACCAGCTGCCAATTTCGGCAGTGCTGAAGATGTGGTGGTTTATCGCGCCAGCAAGCAAGGCGTACCCGTTGCAGCACTATTCATTGTGACAGCACCGGATGGCTACAGCGGTAAGATACGCATGGTCGTCGGCATCAAGGCCGATCAGACACTTGCAGGCGTGCGGGTGTTGTCGCACAAAGAAACCCCCGGACTGGGCGATAAAGTTGATGCAGAGAAAAATAGCTGGATTCTAGGCTTTGCCAACAAGTCGCTGCAAAATCCAACGCTCGAAGGCTGGGCAGTGCGTAAAGATGGCGGCGAATTCGACCAGTTCACTGGCGCTACCATCACACCCCGCGCCGTCGTCAAAGCAGTCAAACGCACCCTTGAATGGTCACAACAACATTTTGACAGCCTGTTCACCCCCCATGCGACTTCCCAAGGAGCACAGCCATGAATGCGACTTACCGCGAACTGACCCTTGCTGGCCTGTGGAACAATAACCCCGGCTTGGTACAACTGCTGGGCTTATGCCCGTTGATGGCGGTCACTACCAACGTTGTCAATGGCTTGGGGCTAGGGCTGGCCACCTTGCTGGCACTGGTAGCGTCCAATTTCGCCATTTCATTGGTGCGGGATTATATCCGGGCAGAGATCCGCATCCCCGCTTTCGTGTTGATCATTGCGGGCAATGTCACTCTGATTGAAATGCTGATCCACGCTTACTTTCCCGAACTGTACGCCATTCTCGGTATTTTCATCCCGCTGATTGTGACCAACTGCATCGTGATTGGGCGTTCCGAAGCCTATGCTTCGAAAAATCCGCCCTTACACGCCGGGTACGACAGCCTGATGATGGGTATCGGTTTCATGCTGGTGCTGATGGTGCTGGGCGGGCTGCGTGAACTGGTGGGCAATGGCACGCTGTTTGCGCAAGCCCACCTGATGTTTGGTGAGGCCGCACGCGGAATGACCATCAGTTTGGGTACTGACTTCAAGGGCATATTGCTGGCTGCTCTGCCCCCCGGTGCCTTCATCGGTTTGGGCTGTCTGGTCGCGCTGAAAAATTATATCGACAAGCGCATGGCGCAAACCGCCAAAGCCAGCCAGCCCATTACCCGCCAACCACTCGGTGAAGCCGCATGAACCCAGCCAAGCGGGCGGAAATGTTCCGCCGCTGGCGCGAAGCCAACCCTAACCCCACCACTGAGCTGGAATACCACAGCGTCTTTGAATTGCTGATTGCGGTGATCCTCTCAGCACAAGCCACCGACAAGGGTGTCAACAAAGCCACCGCATACCTGTTCCCCGTCGCCAATACCCCGGGAGCCATCTATGCGCTGGGTGAAGAAGGTCTGAAGGATTACATCAAGACCATCGGCCTGTTCAACAGCAAAGCCAAAAACATCATGGCAACCTGCCGCATCCTGATCGACAAACATCATTCAGAAGTACCACAACAGCGCGAGGCGCTCGAAGCCTTACCTGGTGTCGGGCGCAAAACCGCCAATGTTGTCCTCAATACAGCATTCCACCAGCCGACGATGGCAGTGGATACGCATATTTTCCGGGTGGCCAATCGCACTGGCCTTGCCCCCGGCAAAAACGTGCTCGCGGTCGAAAAGGGCTTGCTCAAGCACATCCCCAAGGAATACCTGCTGGATGCCCATCATTGGCTTATCCTGCACGGGCGTTATACTTGTGTGGCACGTACCCCCAAATGCGGGCAGTGCATCATCGCTGACCTGTGTGATTTCAAGGAGAAAACCTGCTGATGTTTGGCAACGACCGTGACAGTATGCGCCGCTATTACCTGCAATGCTGGCAGAAATTCCAGCAAAAGCAGCCGATGGATGCGCTGGAACAGCAAGTTGCCAGCGTCATTGCTGAACACCCGGAATACCACGCCTTGCTGGAACGCACTGACAGCGCCCTGCAACGCGACTACCTACCCGAAAACGCTGAAACCAACCCGTTCTTGCACATGGGCTTGCATCTCGGTATCCGTGAACAGGTAGCCACTAACCGCCCGACGGGAATTCGCGAACTTTACCAACAATTAGTGATCCAATACGGCCATAACGACGCTGAACACCGCATGATGGACTGTCTGGCAGAAAGCATCTGGCTTGCCCAGCGCAACCAGACAGCACCGGATGAGGCAGCGTATCTTGAGTGCTTAAAAAAACGATGAGGAAATACAATGAAATTGGGCTTTTATATGGGGATGCTGTTGTTCCCACTGGCATTGGGTGCTTGTTCGATTATGCCATCCAGCAACACTTACACCACCGCGCAGGCAGGCACCTTGCAGGAGGTCAAATTCGGCACGGTCGTCGGTTTGCGCAATGTCATGATCCGCGAAGACAATGCTGAAACCGGCAAAGTCGCAGGCGGCGTAATCGGTGGCGTTGCAGGCAACGATTTAGGCGAAGGGAAAGGGCAAATTATCGGTAGCGTTGCCGGAGCTGTCATTGGTGGCACAGTCGGCATTGCACTTGACCGCAGTATTCAATCCAAACAGGGGGTTGAAATTACCGTAAAGCTGGAAGATAACCGCACAGTCGCTATTGCTCAATTAGCAGATGAACATTTTACGATCGGCGAACAAGTTAAAATATTAACCAGCCAAGACGGCAAAGCACGCATTACCCATTAAACAGGTAGGTTAAAAAAGTAGGGGCGTAGCTTTATACCCCCCTACTCAAGAACACTTCTCATATCACGCTTAGTCCATAGCCACAATAACATTGCTACTGCTAACAGTACGCAAATCGAATGTCCGGGAACGGCTGACACTACCATCACGGAACATTACATCCGCACGATAAAGACCGGGCGTTAACTCAATATTGGCTGAGTGACGGCTCAGGGAGGTTTCCCAAATAGACTGACCATGATCCAGACGGTATACGTTCCAAGTCACCGGCTTCATGGCTGGGCCATTATTCAAGGTAGCCATCAGCAATACTTTTGACAAGGGGGTATCTGCACCTGCCACGGCATTAATCGGCGCACTAATAGATTGCGCTGACATCAGTGATAAAAAAATAAGCGATAAGACTGCAAACCCTTTCCGAACTGTATTCTTTGTCATTTTATGTACCTCATTACTGTATTTATGATTAGGTAACATCGACTTGTTACGCTCTTATAAGAGTAATTTACTGCTGAAAAAATACAATTCGATTTTTTTTCTGACTTAAATAAAAAAACTATTGGAACTTTTTTACTAACCGATGCCAAGCGACTTTCATTGAGTAAATGAGGAGCACGCGAACCCCTCAAAAGCGCTCTGAATAGCCTTGAGATTGATAGATAATTAACCTACCTCATCTTCAATCCATCGCCACAATGACATTACTGCTGCTAACGGTGCGCAAATCAAATGTCCGGGAACGGCTAACACTGCCATCATTGAAGGTAACATCCGCACGATAAACACCAGGCGCTAATTGGATATTGGCTGAATGACGCCCCAAAGAGGTTGCCAGGGTAGATTTGTCATTTTCTAAACGGTATATCTTCCAAGTAAGCGGGCGCATCGCCGGGCCACTATTCAAGGTTGCCATCAACAATACCTTTGATAAAGCGGCATCAGCCATCGCATTGGGCTGTCCAACCATTAAAGATACGAAAACCAACGATACAATCGCTAATTTTTTATAGACTGCTTTGCTTATCATCTTATATGTCTCCTTGCTGTACTTATGATTAGGTAACTTTCCCTGCTACACCCTAATGAGCATAATTTGCTCTCACAAAAACGCCATTCGATTTTTTTTCTGATACGAATAGAAAAAACTGTTTTACTTTCTTTCCCTGACGCCCTGACGTAACACCGTGCAGAAACACAGGTGCATGTGCTATCCTGACGCCCCGTAATATTGCCCAATACCCGGAGTTTGTTGATGCACCCGATGCTCAGAAAAGCCATAGAAGCCGCCCGCGAAGCAGGTGAATCGATCCGTCACCACGCCAACAAAGTGCACAAGCTCGATGTTGAAAACAAAGCCCACAATGATTTTGTCAGCAACGTGGATCGAGAAGCCGAGCAAATCATCGTGCGCTTGCTGCAACGTGCTTACCCCGACCATGCCTTTCTGGGTGAAGAAAGTGGCAAACATGGCCCCGACAGTGATTACGAGTGGATCATTGACCCGCTGGATGGCACGACCAACTTCCTCTACGGCATCCCCCAGTATTCCGTGTCGATTGCCCTGAAGCACAACGGCAGGCTGTTGGTCGGCGTGGTATACGACCCGCTGCGTGATGAAACCTTCGCGGCGGCGCGGGGTGAAGGTGCTACCCTGAATGGTCGCCGCATCCGCGTGTCCGAACGTACCTCCATGCAAAGCGCCCTGCTGGGCACGGGCATCCCGTTCCGCGCCAACCAGAACCTCGACCTTTATTTGCAAACCCTCAAAGCCTTGCTGCCCGATACCGCAGGCGTGCGCCGCCCCGGTTCCGCCGCGCTGGATTTGGCCTATGTCGCCAGCGGTCGCTTTGATGGCTTCTGGGAATTCGGCCTGAATGAATGGGACATTGCCGCCGGTGTATTGCTGGTGCAAGAAGCCGGTGGCCTGATCGGCGACATGAAAGGCGACAACACCTTCCTGAAAACCGGCGATGTCGTTGCGGCCAATCCCAAGGTCTTCAAAGAAATGATCAAACGCCTGCACCCGATCATGGCTAAGCGTTAATCCCCACAAGCATCCCCTGATGGACTAAAATCAGGGGATGAAACTACCAAGCGCCACTCCCTTCGTTTACTACCTGATCAGCGGGCTTGCCCTGTTGTGCTTACACGGCTGTGACAAAC from Thiothrix litoralis encodes the following:
- the rsxA gene encoding electron transport complex subunit RsxA codes for the protein MTDYLLIIVGTVWVNNFVLSHFLGLCPFMGVSRKLETAMGMGLATTFVLTLSAVASYLVNTWLLEPFHLEYLRTVSFILVIAAIVGFTEMVIRKTSPVLYNVLGIYLPLITTNCAVLGVALLNVQETHGFIESGLYGMGAALGFTLVLVLFAGIRERINVGDVPGIFQGNAIGLITAGLMALAFMGFSGLVKN
- the rsxB gene encoding electron transport complex subunit RsxB gives rise to the protein MIAALLIIGGLAAIFGVLLGYAAIRFKVEGDPIADKVDAILPQTQCGQCGFPGCRPYAEAIAKGEADINHCPPGGENTIKALAELLGVEAKPLNDENGEHSSVPLVAIIDENTCIGCTLCIQACPVDAIVGSAKHMHTIIAAECTGCKLCLPPCPVDCIDMVPVKVEPASWKWPYPVFNLKVVS
- the rsxC gene encoding electron transport complex subunit RsxC, coding for MIQTLRKLWRNPGGLHLDYHKEISNTKPVVHVPLADELIIPLQQHTGYKPTLTVAVGDYVYKGQEIASHTGFMKVPVHASTSGTITAIEERPIAHPSGLSDLCVVLKPDGKDDWGNTRLSPYPDYTQVDGETLRLRICAAGIVGMGGAVFPSAIKLNVHDNIPIETLVINGAECEPYITCDDMLMREQPEEILRGVQIMMHIINTQHALIGIEDNKPEAIATMQAAVASLGERRIEIAAIPTLYPSGSEKQLIKILTGKEVPSGGRPAQVGIVCHNPATARAIYRAVVLGEPLIDRYLTVTGKGVAEPCNLEVPLGTPVQHLIEQAGGYTAAAKRLAMGGPMMGISLQSDQIPAVKATNCILVSDVAETEQQTALPCIRCGRCAESCPASLLPQQLYWYARSRDFDKAEQYHLFDCIECGCCAYVCPSHIKLVDYYRFAKAEIRSQREAKAKADLARERHEFHLERIERAKREKAEKLAKHKEQAKTNTDDGKKAAIQAALERAKAKKADAAAAQTANGETSA
- the rsxD gene encoding electron transport complex subunit RsxD, producing MMFNKRTSPYVTGKQDVSVIMRQVLYALVPGTLVLIWYFGWGMISNLLLAIVFAELLEWGMLTLRQRPVRPFLSDYSAVVTAWLLAVAMPAFAPWWLIALAMVFAVVIAKHLYGGLGYNPFNPAMIGYAAMLVSYPVQMTIWPAPLDFSFAHIGLGQAVQQVFAGGSQSWDALTAATPLDAVKVNLGLHKTLNEIYANGQFGLLAGQAWQWVSVAWLLGGLWLLWQRIISWHIPVALLGSLTLMAGIFWMINPQVYSSPLFHLFSGAAMLGAFFIATDPVSASTTPLGKLYYAGGIGAFTYIIRTWGGYPDAVAFSVIMLNMAVPLIDYYTQPRVYGTKRQQG
- the rsxG gene encoding electron transport complex subunit RsxG is translated as MSDKRLKDILQSGAFLAGFALLGALALAFVHDLTLPKVEANERASTLKQLNVLVPASSYNNDLLANTLTLPAANFGSAEDVVVYRASKQGVPVAALFIVTAPDGYSGKIRMVVGIKADQTLAGVRVLSHKETPGLGDKVDAEKNSWILGFANKSLQNPTLEGWAVRKDGGEFDQFTGATITPRAVVKAVKRTLEWSQQHFDSLFTPHATSQGAQP
- a CDS encoding electron transport complex subunit E, which codes for MNATYRELTLAGLWNNNPGLVQLLGLCPLMAVTTNVVNGLGLGLATLLALVASNFAISLVRDYIRAEIRIPAFVLIIAGNVTLIEMLIHAYFPELYAILGIFIPLIVTNCIVIGRSEAYASKNPPLHAGYDSLMMGIGFMLVLMVLGGLRELVGNGTLFAQAHLMFGEAARGMTISLGTDFKGILLAALPPGAFIGLGCLVALKNYIDKRMAQTAKASQPITRQPLGEAA
- the nth gene encoding endonuclease III produces the protein MNPAKRAEMFRRWREANPNPTTELEYHSVFELLIAVILSAQATDKGVNKATAYLFPVANTPGAIYALGEEGLKDYIKTIGLFNSKAKNIMATCRILIDKHHSEVPQQREALEALPGVGRKTANVVLNTAFHQPTMAVDTHIFRVANRTGLAPGKNVLAVEKGLLKHIPKEYLLDAHHWLILHGRYTCVARTPKCGQCIIADLCDFKEKTC
- a CDS encoding DUF1841 family protein, whose translation is MFGNDRDSMRRYYLQCWQKFQQKQPMDALEQQVASVIAEHPEYHALLERTDSALQRDYLPENAETNPFLHMGLHLGIREQVATNRPTGIRELYQQLVIQYGHNDAEHRMMDCLAESIWLAQRNQTAPDEAAYLECLKKR
- a CDS encoding outer membrane lipoprotein — protein: MKLGFYMGMLLFPLALGACSIMPSSNTYTTAQAGTLQEVKFGTVVGLRNVMIREDNAETGKVAGGVIGGVAGNDLGEGKGQIIGSVAGAVIGGTVGIALDRSIQSKQGVEITVKLEDNRTVAIAQLADEHFTIGEQVKILTSQDGKARITH
- a CDS encoding inositol monophosphatase family protein encodes the protein MHPMLRKAIEAAREAGESIRHHANKVHKLDVENKAHNDFVSNVDREAEQIIVRLLQRAYPDHAFLGEESGKHGPDSDYEWIIDPLDGTTNFLYGIPQYSVSIALKHNGRLLVGVVYDPLRDETFAAARGEGATLNGRRIRVSERTSMQSALLGTGIPFRANQNLDLYLQTLKALLPDTAGVRRPGSAALDLAYVASGRFDGFWEFGLNEWDIAAGVLLVQEAGGLIGDMKGDNTFLKTGDVVAANPKVFKEMIKRLHPIMAKR